Within the Candidatus Zixiibacteriota bacterium genome, the region GGATCGAATATTGGCATCGGAATATTCCGGATCACGAATAGAAAAACTACCATAGTAGATACTATTAATTATAATCCAGGGAATCACAATAATGGCAAACATAATCGCCGAACCCGATAGTCCAATAATTGACCTGCGACGTTCTTGCCATAAATCATATATAACACCTAATCCGAATGGAAGACACAGCAGAGCTGCCGTCGGTTTTGTCAGAAACAGGATTCCGAGAATCAACCCGGCCATATCAGGATAGCGATAGTCTCCCTTTTCGTACCAGCACAGGATCAAATATAAAATCAGAAGAATAAACATGATGGTCAGCGGCTCCGGAGAAACCATTCCGGCCATCAGAATAAACGGCTGATAGAAGATAAACAGTACCGCTGCCAGAACAGCCGCCCTAATATCGAACAACTTCACCGAAATGAGTATCAGTAGCAGAAGCGAAAGACAATCAATAAATATATTAAGTATTCTGACCAGTAAAAAATCATCCCCGGAATTGGCGGCGAATATTGCGGATAGAGATAGCGGATAAACCGGTCCGGAGAGAAAGATATAATCCTGGGCTTCATGAACAGAGGGAATATTATAGTACAACCATTCGATCTGTTCGCCTTCGATATATTCATTCATAGTATGATCGAATCGTGCCCGATAGAACGATGAATCGGCGGGCGAGTCAAGTTCCGGATGACCAAATCTCTCCGGATTCTCCAGATAACCGATCAGGCCGAGGGCGGCCGAGGAGTAAATACGGGCATCCCACATTACCGGCAATTGGGGAACGGCCAAAATAAAAACAAGTCTCACCAGAGCGCAGACAATCAGCGCGGCCGGAACCAGATGTCTTAATTTAATCCTCAATGACATGGCCGGTCATTCAAGTTCGGTATCTATTACCTGATACTCCGATACCATTCAATCGTTTGTCGAAGCCCCTCTCGCAGCGTAAATTGCGGTTGCCAGCGAAGCCGGGTCCGGGCCCGTTCGATATTGAGAACACGGCGGCGGATATTGTCAATATCTCGCCGGTCAATATGTTCGCACTGGAATTCCTTGCCGCTTAATTCCGCCAGCACCCGAACCAGGTCGATAATACTGGTTTCGGAACCGGTTCCGATATTGAAAACCATCCCCTCGGAGCGAGGCGAAAGAAGCGCCATCAGGGTTCCTTCGACGGCATCATCGATAAAAGTGAAATCCCGCGTTTGATGCCCGTCACCATGAATCTGGGGTGCCTGTCCCCGGTCTATGGCAGCGATGAATTTAGAGATCACTCCGCAATAGGGATTCGCCGGATTTTGTTTGGGCCCGTAAATATTGGAATATCGCACCACCGTGACCGGGACAAAATAGGTTTCATAAAAAGCGTAGCAGTAATTTTCACCGGCCAGTTTTGAGACCGAGTAAGGTGAAAATGTCAGCGGGCTTTCATCTTCCATAATCGGCAATATCCTGGGATTACCGTAAATCGAGGCCGATGAGGAATAGACGATCCTGGTCGGTTTAGTTTCCCGGGCGGCCATAAGAATATTCAGGGTGCCCCCGATATTGGTCATAAAATCTTCCCGCGGGTCCCTGGTTGATATGATAATATTGCGGGCGGCCAGATGAGCAACATAATTAACCCGCTTCATCAATTGCAGAACCAGATCATAATCAGTCACCGAACCCTTAACGAATTCAAAGTCAATATCCGGATCGATGTTCTTCACATCCCCGGTAAACAAATCATCCAGAACAATGACTTTTCCGCCGGAACGAACAATACGTCCGACCACATTGCATCCGATAAAACCGGCGCCGCCGGTAACCAGGACTGTTTTGCCCGTAAAATCGACTTTTATCACGTTTATTTCCTCAACCTTAATCCCAGATAAACCATCGGCTTGGCCAGCCGCCACCAGTCACGGAAAGGTTTCATCTTGGTGAATTGCTTTCGGTGATCGTGATAATATATGGTAATCGGGACTTCCTTAAACCGTATTTTTTTATCGATCACCGCTTTGAATAATATATATGGTTCCAGTTCATACCTGTCAAGCCATTCCTGTTCGGTGTTAAAAGCAGGATCATCAAAAAGACTCAGCCGGAAAGCTCTGAATCCATTGGTGGCGTCGGTGATTCTCCTGAGTACAAGGATTGAAAACAGCATTGAATAAAGTTGCGTGGTCACTTTCCGAAAAGGCCGGTCATTGATCACTCGCCCGCCTTCCATCCTTCGCGAGCCCTGGATGAAATCATACTCACCTGTTTCAATCGGCCCGACCACCCTTTTCAACTCCTCCGGTTCGTGCTGATCATCACCAGACAGAATCGTCCCGATATCAAAACCGTTTTTCCGACCGTATTCTATCCCGGTTCTAATGGCCGCTCCGACCCCGCGATTAATCTCATGCCGGATAACCGTTGCGCCGGCCGCCGCGGCTTCCACATAAGTGGTATCGGAAGAACAATCATCGACCACCAGGATGGTGTTGACATAATTTACGGCCTTGATCTTTTGCACCACCCGGCCGATCTTGCCGCTCTCATTGTAGGCCGGCAATATCGCCAGTATTTTCTCAGTCGTTTGATTTGGAGTTGTCATTTTCCTGCAGGGCCGCCTGTTCCAGCTGTTTCAGGGAAAGCCCTTCCCGATAAAGATAAACAAAGCCCATCAGGGTAATGGGAATGAACTGCGCGGCATGGAGCACAATGGCGCATGATACCGCCTTGTCGGTCCCGACCCCGAACATATGTAAAGTCCAGACCACTCCCCCGTGATATACTCCGATAAATCCCGGAGAGGATGGAATCAAAATGGAAATGGAAACGACCACCAAAAGGACATAGGAAGCATAAACCGGCAGATCAATATGAAAAACCCAGAAAACAAATATATTCGAAATACCCATGCAAAGCCAGAGGAAGATGGTGTGTCCCGACACCCAGGCCATTTTACGCCAATCCTTGAGAAACAACAGCCCCCGCGAAAATTTAACGATGGTATTCCGGATGATATCGTTAATGCGAGCGGGCAGGAAAAAAAGATATTTCGTCAGCAACCGGCCCGAACCTTCGGGTTTCGTCACTATGGCAAGCGCAAAGATCAGACCGGCAATTGCGACTGCCAGCGATAGGGCCACCCCAAGTTTAAATTTATCGTCGATTTCAATCGGGACAAAAATCAGAATCACCACCAGAATTAATAAAAGAGCCAGTAGATCAAACACCATCCGCTCGACAAATATAGTCGCCAGTGAGGCCGATTTGGTTATTCGATTTTCATTATAAGCCAGAGCGTAAGCACGAACGAATTCGCCCAGTCTGAGCGGCAGAACGTTGTTGGCCATAAACCCGATACAGGTGGCAGAAAGGAGCTTACCGTACTTAAGCCGCGCGATTGGCTGGATCATGTATTTCCATCGCTCCGCTCTTTGAAACATGGCAAAGACCACGAAAAACAAATTGGGTAAAAGCCAGAGATACTGGGCATCCTTCAAAATGGAGGCCAGTTCCCGGAAATTGACATTTCTAAAAATCAGATAAAGAAAGACAACGGAAATTATAATCCCGAGAATAATAGACCAGAATTTCTTCTTTGCCATTTCGGTCAACCCCGTCCCGCAACATTTTCAAGAATCTGCAAAAATTCCCGGGCGGCCTGATCCCAGTTAAATCGTTTGACCCATTCCAGGCCTCCCTTTTCCAACCGCGAGCGGTTGGTTTCGTCCGTCAGGATCATAATCAATTTCCCGGATAATTCCTCAATATTGCCATAACGGTACAGATACCCGGTTTGATCGGGAACCACTGAATCCCGCAACCCGGGCGAATCGGCCGCTATAACACAGGTCCCGCAGGCATTGGCTTCGATATTGGTCAAGCCCCAGCCTTCCTTAGAAGAAGGATAAACCGCGACATGAGATCGACGCATATATTCCACTTTATCGGCACTGCTTACAAAACCCGGAAATTCCACCCTGTCCCTTATTTTAAGGGCACCCGCCAGTTCCTTTAAGGACGTGAGATAATCGCCCGTTCCAACAATTTTCAATGTCGCCTCAGGGATAACCTTTAACACCTTTTCAAAGGCCTGGATTAAATGTTGGATTCCCTTATATTTTTTTATTCGTCCGAGATAAAGGATGGTCGGTCTGGAATATTTCTTAACCAGGGGATCGAAATTATATAATTCACCGTCAATACCGCAGTGAATCACCGAAATATCATTCTCCGGAATTCCCCGTTGGGCGATATCCTGGGCGGTCGATTTCGAAATGACATTGAATTTCCGCCCTCGATAAAGCCGAACCATCGGTTTTTCGGAAAGATAAATATACAGCCCCAGAAGGAAATTGATTTCCCGGAAAACAGTCGTCGAAAAAAGATGCGGAACAACCACCAGAGTCGGTAATTTAAGATAAAGAGGGGTATAAAATGGAATTTTATTTATATCCTCAATTAAAACCTCGAATTTTTCCCGCCTTACCAAACGTCGCAGGTGGCGGGGAGCAATCAGGTTGAAATTGTACCGGTTGCCGCGCCTGATAATCCTGAGACCGTCGATAGTTTCTTCTGGGAGGCAGTTTTTGTACCCGGAACAAAAGAGGGTGATTTCATGACCCATCGCGGCCAGGCGGTGAAGCAGTTCCTGGAGATGAACCTCTGCTCCACCTGCCATTGGATTGGTCAAATCCTGCCAGTTAAGGGCGAGAATTTTCATCAGTGTCGCCCCTCGACAGTATCTTTATCGGTATCGATGTTTTGAATCTGCCGAAGGAGTTCTTTAGATTCATAATCATCGGGGTGTCGGGCCACCCAGTCGGTGACAATAATCCTCAACCGTGAATAATATTTCTCCTGGTAATAAATCCGTACCAGGGACCGGAATATATCGGCATAATCAGGATATAACCGATAAGCCTGTTCCATAAGTTCGATAGCTTCATTGGTATGTCCGGTCATTTTGGCGGCCAGACCGCCGTTATAATAAAGCTTCCTTTTATCCTTCAGCGGGCAATTGCTGATATAGGTCATAAGAGTATCGAAGCGCCCCATATAGCCAAGCATCTGGGCGGTATACACATAAATATCTTCCGACTCGGGCAAAACTTCCATTCCCATTCTTATATGTTTCACTGCCCCTTCATAGTTATCAGCCCTTTTCATGGAATCGGCCAGGACTATGAAACCCTGGGCATAATTGTTGGACAGACGCCGGCTGGTTTCATCCTTGTACACGCTCGGCTCGGCAATACCGCGATATTCAAATTCATGTTCATACATTCTCTGCGTAAAATCATAGTCTATCTGATCCTTGCCTTCCGTCGGAGTCAGGCGATATACCATGCCTTCGAGAATAAGATGGTCATTAAGCGATCGTCCCCGGAAACGGCGGCTGTTATCGGGAACCGTAACCGCGAAACCGAAAGGTCTTTTCCAATTATTGGCAGTGATAATATAATCAACGACCTGATCCTGAATGCGGTAAGGATTCCCTTCTGAGATCATATAACCCCGCAAACTCTCAATCTGATCATCGGTCAGATCAATGGAAATCCCGTGTTGATCCCGTAATTGTTTGGTGTACCAATCGGCATTGGCCAGGGAAAGATTTACCACCTTGACATCCGATCGGATCCCATAAACTTCCTGGATACACCATAGCGGAAAAGTATCATTGTCGCCATTGGTGATAAAAATCATATTTTCACGACAGGACTTCAGATAATTATTGGCGTAATCATATGGTAAGTAATTTCGGGAGCGATCATTGATGAAATAATTGTGTTTCAGTGGAATGAGAGGCATCAGAACCAGAAGCGAAGCTATCCCGAAAGCCGTTTTTCTGATTCCGGCCGAGGCCTGCGAAACCGCATCTCGAACCAAATCGATGAAACCGGCGATACCCAACCCGACCGCCAATCCGAATAGAATAAAGGCCGGGGTGAAAAAATAATCCCGATCGCGTACTTCAAGGTAATTAAAACCAGTGACCGGATTCTGGCGGGTTCCATCGGCGAAATTCATATACAGCACAAACCCGGCCGAGCAAATCAGAAATAAAACCAGAAAAGGCAAGCCAAGATCCGGCCTCCTCCTGATGGTCTCCCAGATACCGAACAGTCCCAGAATCAGAATAACAAAAAATTTTGGTCCGGTCAGTCCGTACTGCTCTTTGAAGAATCCCCAGAAACCCATCCGGATATGATCACCGAATTGATTTTCCCATTCCGCCCGCCGGTCAAACATCCGCGAGGTCATCGACTGAGAGCCATATTGCTTGCGTTCCAGATAATTGACCACCGAGGCGAATGAACGCGATGGATTATTTTCATCAATATTTGGATTTCGGGATGAACGAACCGGGATATAAACATGGATAGAATAACCAATTATGGCCAGGAGCATTATCGCCATAGCTGTTTTCCAATTCCCGTCTTTAAGAAACAGAGCGGTCCCAATAATTATCATTATTCCAACACCCAAACCTATCACGAATTCCCAAAAACCAAAAATAATCAGTGAAATAGATCCCAGGGCAATAAGAATAAGCCAGTTGACCCTACGCCATAAAACCAATGCCAGGAGACCGATAATGATGGCGGTGAATATCATAAAGGTCATATAACCGGTGTGAGCGAAAATCCGGCCTATGGCATATAATACTGCCGGAGTCAGCGCATAAATGGCGGGAATCAACCATAACTTGATATTAGCGGCCTTATCTCGGGCGGATAGATATTTAACAAGGCAAAATATTCCCCAAATCACGAGTGCTACAAGCCCAATCCAGCCAAGCGGTAAATGTCCGACAACGGCAAGGGAGCTCGACAGGCCTGCACCGGTCAGACTTTTTGAAATTGCCCCGACAATAATAAAGTATGACGGCCATGCCGCAATCATAAATAAAATTAGCGTGATAACAGTTGAGCGGGCGATTTTCTCCATCGAAACAGAATGGAATAAAAATATTATTAAAATAACCAGGACCGGCAAATGGTAGGGGATTTCTCCGGGACGAGCCGAAATAAGCAGGGCCAGGAATAACTCCAGAAAGAAAAAGAGAGATACAATGGCCCATTCATTTGTCCCGGATTCGGACTTGAATACGAAATACAAACCCACAACCGGAATGATAATAAAAAGAGTCAGGTGAATACCGACACCCAGCATGGCGATATAGGCGGCCAGAAGCATGAGGCGACTTCCGGGCGGCGATTCCCGGCAATCCAGATACTTAAGTGCCAGCCAGTAAATGACCATCATGAACAGGATAGCCGCCGCATAGACTTCGGCCTCCACGGAATTCGACCAGTTGGTATTGGAAAACGCCATGAACAGCGCCCCGGTAAAACCTCCGATATAGGCAATCAATCGGTTTTGAGGATTCTTCCTGTCACCGAACCAGTAACCAATTAGTCTCACCACCACCAGATAGCCAACCGCCGCCGCCACCGCCGAAGAAAAAACGGAAAAAAAGTTTATCCGGGCGGCAATATCGACGAAAAATGGGATAATGGAAAATATACGGCCCCAAATAATATAAAGAGGCGATCCGGGCGGATGAGGAATACCGAGAATATGGGAACAGGCCACGAATTCTCCGCAATCCCAGAAAGAAAACGTCGGCGCCATGGTCTTCATATATACAATTAAGGCAATCAAAAAAACCAGGACGGCCAGAGCCGCATTGACCCGGTCGAATTTGGTACTTGAATGACTGCTTAATTGCTTGCCGTTCACCGTTCGTTGTCCTGACCCCATGGCTAAGCCATTATACAAAATAAACTTAGAATATAAACATTTTTTCTGTTTTGTCCAGCAAGAAAACCGCCCGAATGGCCGCAAAAGTATTCCTTATTGACTTACCCGAATGCAGAGCCAAAAAAAAGCCGCCCGGATAGTGGGCGGCTTCGACATTCAATTCCCTTATCTATCATGCATGTTCATGGAGAACCCGGTCGAGGATGCCATTGACAAAGGATGCCGATTCCAGTGTACTGTATTTTTTGGCCAGTTCCACGGCCTCATTAATGGCCACCTTCATGGGGATATCAGGCATGAATTTAACCTCACCGATGGCCATCCTGAGGATATTTTTATCGACAATGGCGATTCGTTCGATTTTCCAATTGGTCGCCAGCCTCTGGATATAATCATCGATTTCAACAAGATTGGCGACCACTCCATGAAATAACTGCCGGGCAAAAAGCAACGTTTTTTCGTCCAATCCGCCATTCTTGATAATATTCTCGTAAATCTCTTCTGACGACTGCTCTCCCTGCTCGAAAGCATAGAGGGCTTTCAGGACATATTCACGACCGCGACGTCTGCTACTCATTTCTTGTCAATTTCCCGATAAAGATTGGCCATTTCAATACCGGCCTGAGCCGCATCCCAGCCCTTATTTCCAGCCTTGGTTCCCGCCCGTTCAATGGCCTGTTCCAGTGTATCGGCCGTAATCAGGCCATATATTACCGGAATCCCGCTATCCAGAGCGGTTTTGGCGATACCTTTAGTTGCTTCGCTGGCAATATAATCAAAATGAGGCGTATCGCCCTTTATAACCGCCCCAAGACATAACACGGCATCATATTTTCCGCTCTTAACCAGCCTGGCGGCGGCATAGGGGATTTCAAAAGCTCCCGGCACCCAGGCCACGGAGATATCGTTTATATCCGCCTGATGTCTGACCAGACAATCCAACGCCCCCTCGAGAAGCTTGGAAGTCAAAAGGTTGTTGAAACGGCTCACAACCATGGCGAATTTGAGGCCCCGGGCGTTCAGATTTCCTGCAATTTCTTTGTAATTCATAACCGCTCCTATAATATGGACAACATATGTCCCAGTTTATCACGCTTGGTGGTCAGGTATTTCCGATTGAATTCGGTCGGTTGAGTTTGTATGGGAATGCGGTCGATTATTTTCAACCCATATCCCTCAAGACCGATCACTTTTTTGGGATTATTGGTCATCAACCGAATGGAACTCAATCCGAGATCCACCAGAATCTGTGCCCCAATACCATAATCGCGGAGATCGGCCTTGAATCCGAGTTCATGGTTGGCCTCGACGGTATCGCGGCCGTCATCCTGAAGTTTATAAGCCCTGATTTTATTGGCCAGTCCGATTCCGCGCCCTTCCTGGCGCATATAAAGTAGCACTCCGGTCCCCTCTTTTTCGATCATGCGCAAGGCGCTGGCCAGCTGATCGCCGCAGTCACATCGAAGCGAACCCAGCATATCCCCGGTCAGGCATTGCGAATGAACCCGGACCAAGACATTGTCTTTTCCGGCCACATCACCCTTAACCAGAGCCAGATGATGATGATCGTCGATCTGCGATTCATACAGGTGCAGATTGAAATGGCCATATTTGGTCGGAAAGTCGACCACGACAATTTTATTTACCAGTTTTTCTTTATGCCGACGATACTCAATCAGATGTTTGACGGTAATCAGTTTTAAATTAAATTCCCGAGCCACCTCTCGAAGACGCGGCAGACGGGCCATGGTTCCGTCATGATCCATAATCTCACAGAGAACCCCGATCGGTTTCAATCCGGCCATCCGTGCCAAATCCACCGTGGCTTCGGTATGACCGGCCCGGGACAAGACCCCTCCGTCACGAGCCTGGATAGGGAAAATATGACCCGGCCGGCAGAGATCCTCGGGGAGGCTGTTGTCATCGGCCATAATTTGAATTGTCCGGGCCCGGTCTCCGGCCGAAATTCCCGTGGTTACTCCTTTGCTTCCGCATCCGTCCACCGATACGGTAAACCGGGTACCATGCAGGGCGGTATTGGTATCCACCATCGGGTGCAATTTCAACCGATCAATCCGTTCTCTCTTCAGGGGAACACAGATAAGTCCGCGCCCGTGCATGGCCATAAAATTGATGGCTTCCGGGGTTACATTCTCCGCGCCCATGATAAAATCGCCTTCATTTTCCCTGTCCTCATCATCGACGACAATTACCATGCGGCCCTTTTTTATTTCTTCAATTGCTTCAGGAATGCTGTCAAAATCACTCATTGTATCTCCAGTGTAATTATCACCAACCGCTTTCATGCAGTTTTTCAATTGTTATTGTTTGTTTTTTATCGCTCAACATGTTCGTGACATATTTGCCGAGAATATCGAATTCCAGATTAACTTCATCATTGATTTTGAAATCACCGACTGTGGTTTCTTTCGTCGTATAGGGAATCAGGTTGACTGTAAAAATATCACCCTTGACTTCATTGACAGTCAGGGAAATGCCGTTGATGGCAATCGCCCCTTTTCCTACCAGAAGTCTGCTAAAATCATCCGAATAGCTGATCGCCAGTTTTAGAGATTCGCCTATGTGTTGAAGAAGGGCAATCCTGCCCCGGCAGTCGATATGTCCGGAGACAAAATGCCCGCCCAGACGGCTTGTAGGAAGCAACGCCCGCTCAAGATTGATTCTGGCCCCGGTTTTATAATTATTCAGGATGGTCAACCTGATTGTTTCCTGGGAAGCCTCAACGGTAAATCGATTATTATTTATTTCCGTCACCGTCAGGCAACAGCCATCGACCGCAATGGATTCCCCCATAATCAGGCCATCGAACGGTTTATCAGGATCTATCGAAAGAAGTTTGTAATTGCCGCGAGTTCTAATATTATGAACAATCCCGACGGTCTCTATAATACCGGTAAACATCATTTGCTCCTCTTAGGGTAACCGACAAACAGTAGATCCGGTTCATATTCGGTATAATAATGGGCATTGCGATAACTTATGGCATCAGCCATTCTTTTTAAAGCCAGATCACCTACGGCATTTATCCCCTTGCCGATAATTTTGGGGGCTATGAAAATATAATGTTTATCCACCAGCCCCTCTTTCAAAAGGGATGTTGCCAAGCGATTGCCGCCTTCGATCAAAAGAGACGTAATTCCGAATCGACCGGCTTTATCCAGCAGGTCATCGAGAGATACCCCCCCCCTGCCCTTTTTTACCGACCAGACGATAATATTTTTCAACTTCAAGGATGCCGCTGTGGATGCCGAGGTGGCCACAATTGTCCGGGCGTCGGAATTATTTTTAAACAGCTTTATGGATTTGGAAAAGGCCGCCCCGGCGGAGATAATTAGGCGGTACGGATTGGGGCCTTTTATCAGGCGTACCGTTAATTCCGGATTGTCGATATTAACGGTTCCGACCCCAACCCCCACAGCATCGCATTCCGACCGTAGTCGGTGAACCAATCGGCGGGCCTTGGATCCAGTCACCCAGCGCGAATCTCCTGAAACGGCGGCGATACGTCCGTCGAGCGTCTGTGCGGTTTTAAGAATAACAAACGGCCGCCCGGTGGTAATATATTTAAGGTAAACCTCGTTGAGGAGTTCTGATTCCCGGCGTAGAATACCGAAATTAATTTTAATACCGGCTTTTCGCAGTTCCCTGGCCCCCTGTCCGGAGACAACCGGATTGGGATCGGTCAGGGCAAAAACCACTCTTTTTATTCCGGCTTTAATGATTTCCTGTGTGCACGGGCTGGTCCGGCCATAATGACAACACGGTTCCAGGTTGACATAGAGCGTGGCCCCGCGGGCATTATCCCTTGCTTCGGCCAAAGCGTTGATTTCAGCATGAGGCATCCCCGCACGTTTATGATACCCGCGTCCGACAATCTGAGCGTCCTTTACAATAACCGCTCCGACCATCGGATTCGGTGACGTTCTTCCCCTGGCGCGCTCGGCTAATTCCAGAGCAAGTTGCATGTATTCGGCATCACGGCTTGCGGCCATAAAAAAACCCCAATAAATCAATCGGGGCGTTAAACACCGGACGGTATAAAATTACCTTCATTCTTCTCCCATCCGGACTATACCGTCGGCATCGGAATTCCACCGATTCTGCCCCGACCGAGTAACCTACCCGGTAGACTGGGGCTCGCGGGCTTTTACCGCCGGCCGAGGAATTTCACCTCGCCCCGAAGAACTGTTGCCAATATAACCAAGATGATGACAAAATCAAGCAGAAAAATCAGGCTGAAAATCAAAAAACACCCGAATGCGTAAAGGCAATCGGGTGAAATACTTATTAAATCAAATCCGGCGAGGTTTGTTCGGGAATCATTTCATCCTTATTAATCATCGATATTATCTGATTGGTCGACTCTTCCATGGATTCCATAACCCGGCGTGAAATATCGTCCGGCGTCATACCTCGGACCCTCAGTAAATCAAGTGATCCCCGCAGGCTGGTTACAGGTGATTTGAGTCGATTCAGAATATCCCCGTTATGAATATCCGGAATCGACTTATCCGGCAAATTCACACGGTCGTTCATGAGAGCCCGTCCTAGCCTCTGGATTTTAATTCCACCCGCCACTCTGGAGGCTATTTCCTTGCAGAATAATATGGTTGAGGCGTCATAAGAATAGCGCATCCAATTTCGCATCTCGCCCAGGGTTATTAAGCCAAACGTAATTCCATTGACGGCAATGGGGACAATCAGGACCGATTGCATACCCTCGAATACCAGAACGCGGGCCTCGTTTTCATCCATATTGGAGGATGCGTCTTTCTGATTTATCAATAACGGTTGATTTTCCCGGATGGCCATACAGTGCCAGGGAGTCAGGGTCTCGGCCAAGGTGGTTTTTTCGACATTGATACGATCAAAAGGCCGGATTGTTTTCAATTGGCAGGTTGATAATTCCGTTCGCTCCCGATTGAGCATGGAAACCCTTATCATGGTGGTGCGAATATTTTCCATAAGAGTATCAGCCGCCGCTTCCAGAAGAGAATTAATATCGGAACTTGCCTCCACCCTGGCATTAAAAGAAGAAA harbors:
- a CDS encoding riboflavin synthase; this encodes MMFTGIIETVGIVHNIRTRGNYKLLSIDPDKPFDGLIMGESIAVDGCCLTVTEINNNRFTVEASQETIRLTILNNYKTGARINLERALLPTSRLGGHFVSGHIDCRGRIALLQHIGESLKLAISYSDDFSRLLVGKGAIAINGISLTVNEVKGDIFTVNLIPYTTKETTVGDFKINDEVNLEFDILGKYVTNMLSDKKQTITIEKLHESGW
- the ribD gene encoding bifunctional diaminohydroxyphosphoribosylaminopyrimidine deaminase/5-amino-6-(5-phosphoribosylamino)uracil reductase RibD is translated as MAASRDAEYMQLALELAERARGRTSPNPMVGAVIVKDAQIVGRGYHKRAGMPHAEINALAEARDNARGATLYVNLEPCCHYGRTSPCTQEIIKAGIKRVVFALTDPNPVVSGQGARELRKAGIKINFGILRRESELLNEVYLKYITTGRPFVILKTAQTLDGRIAAVSGDSRWVTGSKARRLVHRLRSECDAVGVGVGTVNIDNPELTVRLIKGPNPYRLIISAGAAFSKSIKLFKNNSDARTIVATSASTAASLKLKNIIVWSVKKGRGGVSLDDLLDKAGRFGITSLLIEGGNRLATSLLKEGLVDKHYIFIAPKIIGKGINAVGDLALKRMADAISYRNAHYYTEYEPDLLFVGYPKRSK
- a CDS encoding bifunctional 3,4-dihydroxy-2-butanone-4-phosphate synthase/GTP cyclohydrolase II, producing MSDFDSIPEAIEEIKKGRMVIVVDDEDRENEGDFIMGAENVTPEAINFMAMHGRGLICVPLKRERIDRLKLHPMVDTNTALHGTRFTVSVDGCGSKGVTTGISAGDRARTIQIMADDNSLPEDLCRPGHIFPIQARDGGVLSRAGHTEATVDLARMAGLKPIGVLCEIMDHDGTMARLPRLREVAREFNLKLITVKHLIEYRRHKEKLVNKIVVVDFPTKYGHFNLHLYESQIDDHHHLALVKGDVAGKDNVLVRVHSQCLTGDMLGSLRCDCGDQLASALRMIEKEGTGVLLYMRQEGRGIGLANKIRAYKLQDDGRDTVEANHELGFKADLRDYGIGAQILVDLGLSSIRLMTNNPKKVIGLEGYGLKIIDRIPIQTQPTEFNRKYLTTKRDKLGHMLSIL